In a genomic window of Deinococcus ruber:
- a CDS encoding inositol monophosphatase family protein: protein MNRSGDVSPGPFSLPAELSDALALAIRAAHTAGAIQQAHVNRTHTIRTKSSFSDLVTEVDGLCEAAIRAEIAQTYPDHAVLGEEEGEQGEQGAAYRWVVDPLDGTVNYAHGFPFYCVSIALERTGGERLLGVVYDATRSELFTAVRGGGAFLNGKPIRVSETPTLATPALLSTGFPYDPGDVRNLALLGKLLARGIPVRRPGAAALDLCYVACGRLDGYWELGLKPWDSAAGALIIAEAGGTVTDERGVDRSDGPVIVSSNTLLHAELLAVLDAGSAVQESGA from the coding sequence ATGAACCGTTCCGGCGACGTTTCCCCCGGCCCCTTCAGCCTGCCTGCCGAGCTGTCAGACGCACTCGCGCTGGCGATCCGGGCCGCCCACACTGCGGGCGCGATTCAGCAGGCGCACGTGAACCGCACCCACACCATCCGCACGAAGTCGAGTTTCAGCGACCTCGTGACCGAGGTGGACGGGCTGTGCGAGGCCGCCATTCGCGCCGAAATCGCGCAGACGTACCCCGACCATGCGGTGCTGGGCGAGGAGGAAGGGGAGCAGGGCGAACAGGGGGCCGCGTACCGCTGGGTGGTCGATCCGCTCGACGGCACCGTGAACTACGCGCACGGCTTCCCGTTTTACTGCGTGTCTATCGCGCTGGAACGCACGGGCGGCGAGCGGCTTCTGGGCGTGGTCTACGACGCCACCCGTAGCGAGCTGTTCACGGCGGTGCGCGGCGGGGGAGCCTTCCTGAACGGGAAGCCGATCCGGGTGTCGGAAACCCCCACGCTGGCAACACCCGCCCTGCTCAGCACCGGGTTTCCCTACGATCCCGGAGACGTGCGGAATCTGGCGCTGCTGGGCAAGCTGCTGGCACGGGGCATTCCGGTGCGGCGTCCGGGGGCGGCGGCGCTCGACCTGTGTTATGTGGCCTGTGGGCGGCTCGACGGCTACTGGGAACTGGGGCTGAAGCCCTGGGACAGCGCCGCCGGAGCGCTCATCATTGCCGAGGCGGGCGGCACCGTGACCGATGAGCGGGGCGTGGACCGTTCAGACGGCCCGGTGATCGTCAGCAGTAACACGCTGCTGCACGCCGAACTGCTGGCTGTGCTGGATGCGGGCAGCGCGGTGCAGGAGAGCGGCGCTTGA